The stretch of DNA ACTCTCCTATAGCAACAAGAAGGTATTTAAACCGCGCGGGTTCCCCAACTCCAAGTCTCTCTTTCTCATTTCTAAAGGACACGcacacacactcacactcacactcacactcacactcacactcacactcacactcacactcacacacatacacaaTGCCTATCACCCAGAAGATTCTGTCGCTCAGCGATCTGGAGGCCGCGGCCATGCCCTACGCCGAAAAGGCGCCTCGAGACTACTGGGAAACCGGATCCAACGATCTGCTGACTCTGGCAGAGAACCAAAACGCCTTCAACTACCTCAAGATCCGGGCCCGAGCCATGCGGGGCGTCGGCACCATTGACATCTCGCCCAAGGTGGAGCTGTTTGGCCGAAAGTTCCGTGCCCCCATCGGTGTGGCCCCCTCAGCCTACCACCAGATGGCGGATGATTCCGGCGAGTGTGGCACAGCTGCGGCTTGTCAGGCCCGAAACTGGCCCATGGGACTTTCCTCTTTCTCCAACAAGCCTCTGGAGGAAGTCCGAGAGGCTGGACCTGATGCAgctctcttcttccagctctACGTgttcaagaacaagaagacgTCAGAGAAcctggtcaagaaggccgaaAAGGCCGGCTTCAAGGCCATTGCGCTGACCGTCGACACTCCCTACCTCGGAAACCGATACGCCGACGTGCGAAACAACTTCAAGCTGCCATCGCATCTCTCTGCCCGAAACTTCGAGGGCACCACCGACCAGCCTATTGACAACGCCGCCGAGGCCGACTCGTGGGCCCGAAAGATCTTCAACGGCGAGGAGTGTCCCCCCGACGCCAACGTGGTCGACCCCGATATCAACTGGGCCGAAACCATCCCTTGGCTGCGatccatcaccaacatgcAGATCTGGGTCAAGGGAGTCGTGACTGCCGAGGACACCCATGCCGCCATTGAGGCCGGCGTGGACGGAATCTGGGTCTCCAACCACGGTGGCCGACAGCTGGACTCCGGTCTGGCCACCATTGACGCTCTCCCCGAGGTGGTCGAGGCCGCTGCTGGCCGAGTCCCCATCCACATTGACGGAGGCatccgacgaggaggagacgtGTTCAAATGCCTTGCTCTGGGCGCCGATTTCGTGTGGCTGGGCCGACCTGCCATCTGGGGTCTCAAGTACGACGGCCAGGCCGGCGTGGAGCTCATGGAGCAGATCATCGAGGACGATCTTAAGCTCAccatggctctggctgGCACCAAGACCGTGGCCGAGATCAACCGAAGCTGTCTGGTTCGAATCGGACCCGCC from Yarrowia lipolytica chromosome 1D, complete sequence encodes:
- a CDS encoding uncharacterized protein (Compare to YALI0D12661g, weakly similar to uniprot|P00175 Saccharomyces cerevisiae YML054c CYB2 lactate dehydrogenase cytochrome b2), encoding MPITQKILSLSDLEAAAMPYAEKAPRDYWETGSNDLLTLAENQNAFNYLKIRARAMRGVGTIDISPKVELFGRKFRAPIGVAPSAYHQMADDSGECGTAAACQARNWPMGLSSFSNKPLEEVREAGPDAALFFQLYVFKNKKTSENLVKKAEKAGFKAIALTVDTPYLGNRYADVRNNFKLPSHLSARNFEGTTDQPIDNAAEADSWARKIFNGEECPPDANVVDPDINWAETIPWLRSITNMQIWVKGVVTAEDTHAAIEAGVDGIWVSNHGGRQLDSGLATIDALPEVVEAAAGRVPIHIDGGIRRGGDVFKCLALGADFVWLGRPAIWGLKYDGQAGVELMEQIIEDDLKLTMALAGTKTVAEINRSCLVRIGPAIVKL